The bacterium DNA window ACCAGAGCCTGGCCGACATTGCCTGCGAGCGGATCACGGCGGGGATCACTCGCCGGTTCGCCGGCAAGATGCCCGTCAAGGCTGTGCTCGATCCCTACAACCCTGCCGGTTCCACACGCCAGGTGCGGTTTGCGACCTCGAAACAGAATCTATGGCAGACCCATCCAGGCCGCAGCCACGTCAACTGGGCCGTCTGCGACAGCGAGTGGGAGGGCGAGTTCTGCCGGGTGGCGGAGTCGCATCCGCGGGTGCGCGCCTACGTCAAGAATCAGGGCCTCGGCCTCGAGGTGCCGTACCGGATCGGCTCGGAGTCGCACCGCTACCTTCCCGACTTCGTGGTTCTCGTGGACGACGGACGCGGCGCCGATGACCCGCTGCATCTCGTCGTGGAGGTCAAGGGGTACCGAGGCGAGGACGCCAAGGAGAAGAAGGCCACGATGGAGACGTACTGGGTGCCAGGGGTGAACAACCTCGGCGGGTACGGCCGCTGGTCGTTCGCCGAGTTCACAGACAGGTACACGATGGCGGCAGACTTCGCGGCGCGGATCGAAGCGGCCCTCGCTGGGGGGCACGAGACGTCCGGCAGCCCCGCGCCGCTGACCGCCGAGAAGGTCCTGGCCTTGTTGCGCGAGCACAAGCCGGCCATTGTCGCCCGCTTCGGCGTCGTTGACATCGCGCTTTTCGGGTCGACGGTTCGCGACGAAGCCAAGCCTGACAGCGATATCGACGTTCTCGTGCGACTTGACGAACGTCCCGGCTGGACTCGCCCCTTCGACCTGGAGGCCTACTTGGAAGAACTGCTCGGTCGTCCGGTGGACCTCGTCGTCGAGCCGAGCCTGCGATCTGAGATCCGTCCGAACGTCGAGGCCGAGGCTATCCATGTCTGAGCGCCGCTGGGACGATTATGTCCGCGACATGATCGAGTGCTGCGTGAAGGTCGCTCAACGCGCGTCGGGTTTGGATCGCCCCACATTCTTTGCCACCGACGTTACTCACGAATCTGTGCTGTGGAATCTCACCATCCTTCGCGAGGCCGCCAACAATGTCCCGGTCCCGATTCAAGATGCGCACCCCGAGATTCCGTGGCGGGCAATCACCGGGCTGCGCAACCGAATCGTGCATGGATACCTCAGCGTCGTTGACGACACCGTCTGGCAGGTAGTCCACGAGGAAATCCCCAAACTGCTCCCCCGACTGCGGGAGCTGATTGGCGAGGCGATCGACGAGGGGTCGGCCGATGCCGGCTAGGAAGACCGGGCCGAAGCAGGTCGAGGCGATTACCCACGACTCGGCGAAGCGGACGA harbors:
- a CDS encoding DUF86 domain-containing protein, with amino-acid sequence MSERRWDDYVRDMIECCVKVAQRASGLDRPTFFATDVTHESVLWNLTILREAANNVPVPIQDAHPEIPWRAITGLRNRIVHGYLSVVDDTVWQVVHEEIPKLLPRLRELIGEAIDEGSADAG